A part of Aegilops tauschii subsp. strangulata cultivar AL8/78 chromosome 2, Aet v6.0, whole genome shotgun sequence genomic DNA contains:
- the LOC109768991 gene encoding arginine decarboxylase, which produces MAKNYGGVYNIHGWGDPYFAVNTHGHLCVRPHGRQTSPGQEIDLLSVIQQAAATTTTEDHDGKERKLQFPMILRFPDVLRHRLDSLHSAFAAAIEHTGYRSVYQGVFPVKVNQNKAVVQDMVRFGHEYGYGLEAGSKPELLIAMSCLTRGRAKPGAYLVCNGYKDKDYVALALAARAMGLNVIIVLEMEEELDIVVEQSRRLGIEPAIGVRAKLLTKLPGHFGSTAGKHGKFGLLAERIYEVARKLRGMGKLHWLKLLHFHVGSMIPSTDIVFKAACEAAGIYCALVNDCGAEAMTTLDCGGGLGVDYDGTRSGSSDMSVAYGLEEYASSIVQAVRLKCDDNGVPHPVLCTESGRAMASHHSMIILEALSAIAEPKDDGDITEQLHAKIHELASKQQPRALLNLKGDAAAGMSTSHALDIKKHGIEMYKLGKKLAKSVMADAATIYNYHMNLSVFSLVPDFWGIQQLFPMMPVSRLHERPTRMATLVDLTCDSDGKIEKFIGGAETLPLHPLDTVSSPGGGGYYVAVLLSGAYQEALSSKHNLFGGPSLVRVLGGDDGEFILDTVDLGPTTEELIGTMRYDIKKDIGGVIEERAREKQVWEMVGTLVENALNTMPYLVDYQPPPTAS; this is translated from the coding sequence ATGGCCAAGAACTACGGCGGAGTGTACAACATCCACGGCTGGGGCGACCCCTACTTCGCCGTCAACACGCACGGCCACCTCTGCGTCCGCCCCCACGGCCGCCAAACCTCACCGGGCCAGGAGATCGACCTGCTCTCCGTCATCCAGCAAGCCGCAGCGACGACGACCACCGAAGATCACGACGGCAAGGAGAGGAAGCTCCAGTTCCCCATGATCCTCCGCTTCCCCGACGTGCTCCGGCACCGGCTCGACTCGCTGCACTCCGCGTTCGCGGCCGCCATCGAGCACACCGGCTACCGCTCCGTCTACCAGGGCGTGTTCCCGGTCAAGGTGAACCAGAACAAGGCCGTCGTGCAGGACATGGTCCGCTTCGGCCACGAGTACGGCTACGGGCTCGAGGCCGGGTCCAAGCCGGAGCTGCTCATCGCCATGAGCTGCCTCACCAGGGGCAGAGCCAAGCCTGGCGCCTACCTGGTGTGCAACGGATACAAGGACAAGGACTACGTCGCGCTCGCCCTGGCGGCGCGCGCCATGGGCCTCAACGTCATCATCGTGCTGGAGATGGAGGAGGAGCTCGACATCGTCGTCGAGCAGAGCCGCAGGCTCGGCATCGAGCCGGCCATTGGTGTTCGTGCCAAGCTGCTAACCAAGTTACCGGGCCATTTCGGGTCCACGGCCGGCAAGCACGGCAAGTTCGGGCTCCTGGCCGAGAGGATCTACGAGGTGGCCCGGAAGCTCAGGGGCATGGGCAAGCTGCATTGGCTCAAGCTGCTGCACTTCCACGTCGGCTCCATGATCCCGTCCACGGACATCGTCTTCAAGGCGGCCTGCGAGGCCGCCGGGATCTACTGCGCGCTCGTGAACGATTGTGGCGCGGAGGCGATGACCACGCTGGACTGCGGCGGTGGGCTCGGCGTCGACTACGACGGGACAAGATCGGGCAGCTCCGACATGTCGGTGGCGTATGGGCTGGAGGAGTACGCGTCCAGCATCGTGCAGGCGGTGCGGCTCAAGTGTGACGACAACGGCGTTCCCCACCCCGTGCTCTGCACCGAGAGCGGCCGCGCCATGGCGTCACACCACTCCATGATCATCCTCGAGGCGCTCTCCGCGATCGCCGAGCCCAAAGACGACGGCGACATCACAGAGCAGCTGCACGCCAAGATCCATGAGCTGGCCTCGAAGCAGCAGCCGAGGGCGCTATTGAATTTGAAGGGTGACGCGGCGGCGGGCATGTCCACGTCCCATGCCTTGGACATCAAGAAGCACGGCATCGAGATGTACAAGCTGGGCAAGAAGCTCGCCAAGAGCGTCATGGCTGACGCCGCCACCATCTACAACTACCACATGAACCTGTCCGTCTTCTCGCTGGTGCCCGACTTCTGGGGCATCCAGCAGTTGTTCCCGATGATGCCGGTGAGCCGGCTCCACGAGAGGCCGACCCGCATGGCCACACTCGTCGACCTCACCTGCGACAGCGACGGGAAGATCGAGAAGTTCATCGGCGGGGCAGAGACGCTGCCGCTGCACCCGCTGGACACCGTGTCTAGCCCTGGCGGCGGCGGATACTACGTGGCCGTGCTCCTGTCCGGAGCGTACCAGGAGGCCCTGTCCAGCAAGCACAACCTGTTCGGCGGCCCCAGTCTCGTGCGCGTGCTTGGCGGTGACGACGGCGAGTTCATACTCGACACGGTTGACCTGGGCCCGACCACGGAGGAGCTCATCGGCACCATGAGGTACGACATCAAGAAGGACATCGGCGGGGTGATCGAGGAGCGAGCGAGGGAGAAGCAGGTGTGGGAAATGGTGGGGACGCTCGTGGAGAACGCGCTCAACACCATGCCGTACCTCGTCGATTATCAGCCCCCACCAACCGCTAGTTAA